Proteins encoded by one window of Marixanthomonas sp. SCSIO 43207:
- a CDS encoding Two component regulator three Y domain protein, translating into MKKYLLFVLVTAYCSTLFAQISSVEKQALIDFYQATNGDNWNTPWQLDKPISNWEGVTIEDGKVTGITLLFNNVEGTIPASIEKLTNLETLELSFNKISGELPSSIGNLKHLKILAFNSNDLSGTIPASIGNLTQLKQLHLSSNKFNGAIPATVKNLNSLEVFNVFDNQLSGILPTELTQNNNLKELMVAENNFTNPEMFSIVLLSNSGATLDLTKEPTITTPANSIIAVERNEDED; encoded by the coding sequence GCTCAAATAAGTTCTGTTGAAAAACAAGCTCTTATTGATTTTTACCAAGCGACCAATGGTGATAATTGGAACACTCCATGGCAACTAGATAAACCTATTTCAAATTGGGAAGGTGTTACAATTGAAGACGGTAAGGTTACAGGTATTACACTTCTTTTTAATAATGTAGAAGGAACTATTCCAGCTTCAATAGAAAAGTTAACCAACCTTGAAACCCTAGAGTTATCATTTAATAAAATTAGTGGTGAACTTCCTTCATCTATCGGAAACCTGAAACACCTGAAAATTTTAGCATTCAATAGTAACGACTTAAGTGGAACCATTCCTGCATCTATAGGAAATTTAACTCAATTAAAACAACTACACTTAAGCAGTAATAAATTTAATGGGGCCATTCCTGCTACGGTTAAAAACCTTAATTCATTAGAGGTTTTTAATGTATTTGATAATCAATTAAGCGGAATATTACCAACCGAATTAACCCAAAACAACAACCTTAAAGAGTTAATGGTAGCCGAAAATAACTTTACAAACCCTGAAATGTTTTCAATTGTATTGCTATCAAACTCTGGAGCAACTCTAGACCTTACAAAGGAACCAACAATTACCACTCCGGCAAACAGTATCATTGCTGTAGAACGAAATGAGGATGAAGATTAA